The Aspergillus flavus chromosome 2, complete sequence region TATGCCTCCCCGTGGATCCCGTAAAGCGGCGACCAGTGCTGTCTCTCAATCGCCACCGCGCTCGCCTCAAAGCCCTGGAGCTACCAAACGAAAGATTGAGGACAACCACGAGCCGAAATCCCCATTAAGGAGATCGAAACGTGTCAAATCAACAGAAGCTCTAGGAATTACTTCTGCACCGACTAAAGAAAAGGTTGCTCCCAGAGGACGAAAGTCGCAGAGTGGACAGTCTCAGACGGGTGCGCCAGAAAGCAACGAAAACGGTGTAGTTCTCTCCGTGAAAGAAGAGGTCAAGGAGGAAGTAAAGGTCACCGTCAAGACAGAGCTTGACCAAGAAAGTGCGACGAAGCATGAAACTGCAGATGATAAGACGACAGTGACAGGAACAGttttgaagaaaagaaaaacgaagaaggaaaaggaatcaGAAATGGTACCCTTGAGAGCCAGGACACAAGGGCTGCGCATGTGCGTAGGCGCCCATGTCAGTGCAGCAAAAGGCGTCTTCAACGCCATCAACAACAGTATGCACATTGGCGGCAACGCATTTGCCTTGTTCCTGAAGTCGCAAAGGAAATGGGACAACCCACCTCTGCAAGACGACCACAGAGATAATTTCCGCCGTCTATGCATAGAAAACAAATACGACGCTGCAAAGCATATCCTTCCTCACGGCTCATATCTCGTCAACCTGGCCCAAGAAGATAAAGCCAAGGCAAAGCAAGCCTACGATTCTTTCCTGGATGACCTTCGTCGCTGTGAAGCACTCGGCATCAACCTATACAACTTCCAGTAAGTACCAACCGACCTTAATCACATTCCCATCACACTGAAGCTAACCGAGCAAAAAGCCCAGGAAGTGCAAATCAAAGCAATTTCTCCGATGCCTTATCACGACTGGCTAAAGCACTAACAAATGCCCTTGCCGCTACGTCAACAGTCACGCCTGTTCTTGAGACGATGTGCGGCCACGGAACTACAATCGGCGGCAAGCTTACTGAATTCCGCGATCTCCTCGCCATGATCCCACAAGAGTATCATCCCCGCATCGGAATCTGCATTGATACCTGTCACAGCTTCGCGGCAGGATATGATCTCGCTTCGCCAGAAGGATTCAAAGCCTTTATGAAGGAGTTTGAAGACGTGATAGGTCTGCAGCATCTCCGTGCTCTTCACTTAAACGACTCCAAAGCACCGAGGGGTAGCAAACGTGATCTTCATGCAAACATTGGGACAGGATTCTTGGGCCTTAGAGCTTTCCACAATGTCATGAACGAACCCCGCTTTGAGGGTCTGCCTATGGTTCTTGAGACGCCCATCGATCGACCATTATCCGCGATATCCAAGGGTTCCGCGCAGAAAGgtggcgaagaagacagcGATAGCGCGGCCGACACTCcgaaaaataagaagaagaaacagccGAAAAGACCGGCTAGTGCAAAGGAGCCTACTGTCGCTGATCCCTCCGTTTGGGCCCGGGAGATTGAACTCCTCGAATCCCTAATTGGGATGGACCCCGAAAGTCCAGAATTCCGTGCCCTTGAAGCTCAATTAGCTGAAGAAGGACGCGAAATGCGAGAGAAACAGCAGGATCAATACGAGAGAAAGTTAGAggccgaagagaaaaagaaaaccaagagtccggggaagaaaagccagaAAACCTTGATGGAAATGATGAACGGAGCAGGGAAAAAGggcaaaacaaacaaaaaggtTTCAAATGATGATAGTGAAGATGAGGGATGTCAAAGTCACACCGAGTAACGGCGTGCAACTAGCTATGATCGTCACAGCCTGAAAGCACAAATGACTTATCTACAATGTATTTATACTCTGCCTGATTACACTAatgtgtactccgtaatggCGTGTGATATAACTTCATACGCTACTGGATCAAATTGATGCAAAAATACCAACTACAAAAGCAGCAGGCTGCAGAACCACTAATGAAGTGCGTGTCGTTCAGGATAATTTGGTTCCTGAATTGTAATTGAAGTGGGTATTGTGTATGTAGAACTCGAAGCCACAAAAATAGGGCCCAAATGCTGGAAAACGTAGATACACCTGCTGTTTCAATGGAAGATACAGTAAACATGGTATCACACAAATCGCTGTCTATATGAGTGACTCTGCCAATATATGCGAGACTCCTTGGGCACTTCAAGCCAAGTTTCCTTGAAGTGTTCAACTGATATAAAAGAAGATATGAGTGCACTATGCCTCAATATCATACTTGGGAATTCGAAATCCAAGTGTCTAAATAGTTCCCTCCACCTGTTCATTCTGATTTGATCGGAATGAGCCCGAAAACAGCCAGGTGACCCTAGGACACGGAAGGGGGAAAGCGCAAGTGCGGGACGAGCCATTCCAGTGGCGTCCAGCACGATAGAATATAGAAGAACGGTTAAAGCGAGGTAATAACCCAGCCTAACGCCTTTCTCGAGAGGACGCTCTTTCGGGCGACGATTGAAGCTGACTTCCCGTACCAAGGTTTCGTCCTGCTCTATGTAGCTCAGATTCGGCAGATACCACGACCGGTGGCGCTGACTTCAAAGGAGATGGGGCAGAGACTCGCGGCGAGTACACTTTATCATGGTCACTTAAGTTAGCGGTAGAAATGGTAAGCCCATGCGTGCTGCTGCTGGCACCGCTGGCTCGAACCCGGAATGACCGCCGACCAAGAATCGAATCATCGGCAGGCGTAATGTTGACATTTTGACCGTCACGTGTATCCGACGAAGCGCGTAGCATACTTGTTTCCGGATTCGCAACGCGGTGATATCCTTCGCGACCTCGGGAGGGATCGGAGTCTTCTGTCTCCGAGTCCGAATCTGGCTCGGGCTCCCACGTGCCCTTCCGAGCTTCAGCACGCATCTTGGAGATCTTCATATAATTGTAGGAACCAATGCTGCTGATGGTAATTACCAGACCCACAATATTTATGAGTGTGAGCTGGTCATGGAACACCACACCTGCCGCGCTTATCGTGACCACTTCTTTGAAGATACCACAGATGCTCAATGTGACGACAGATGAACGCTTGAGAAGTGCAAACTCGGAAGAGATCATACAAAACGCCAAGATACCCGGGAATATGAGGAGAAAGGTCGCAAACATGCCACCATGGACGTCGCTGAGAGCGACGAATCCCGTAACAATCTGAGATGGGCCTTCCACGGCCAGCGCGATAGTGATTAAGGAGATAAACATGACGGGAGTAAGGAAAAAGAGGGTAGAGAAAGGGTTAGCCGTAGCTGGATGCCGCAGCAAGAGTATCTGTGTCAAGCCCCATCGGAAGCCCGAGAAGAAAGCGGATGCGATGACGAGCAGGAAGCCAACAACGTTGAAAGCAGTCTCACCTGCGACCATCATGACGACACCGATAGTCATTGTAGCAATGATGACGATCAACTTGGCTGACGGGGTTTCTAGgcggaagaggaaagcaaatAGTAGGACGAATGCGAGAGCAGATGATTTACACATGGTAAGGAACGTGAGAGAGATGAATTTTAGCGACATATTGCCCAGGCCAATGTCAAGGGAAGTTGCTGCACCGCAAGGAACGAGACGTGTGAAATAGAATACTTTGGATACGACACTATTCTCGGACCCATCTTGCTGCCTCATAGGTGATCCGGACGGTGATGACGAAGGCGCCCGCGGGCGCAGCGAAGGAATCATATATAAGATGAAGGATGATAGTGAGAACTGGACAAGCATGTGTAGACTGGTGGTAAATAgcggaaagggaaagacgacatcatcctcggaaAACATCCACTTATTGTACTGCAACACACATTGCCATGGTCAGTTGTGTCACGTTCCTTGAATGCTATCATCTTATGTCCTAGGGGCACCAGGGTACTCACGATTGATATCGCCAACGAAAAGAAGTACCACATCAGAATCAACCCTGCGTTGACCAacagcctcctcatcacgTTTCGATCCGCCAATCCAACCGAGAACACATCACTCTGGGAACCCTTGACCCCGGCGATCCGAGCATCCAACTGTCTCCGTTGCTTTCTTCGCCGCCGTCGCTGGCGTCTCTGTTTTGCGGTAAGACCggtctcttcatcatcttggAGGTCGTCCTCGGAGCTCTCGGCGATCGACGAGAGGTCGGACACATCTGCGTCCTCGGCggctttctgttcttcccGTTTATAGTTGACAGGGTCGGCATTGGTTCTTGGGTTATCGTCCCTCTGCTCGGCCGGGCCTACCTGTGAAGGGCCCCCGGTAGCCGTGAGCACTGAGCTCCGCCGGCGATGGTGATTTCCCGAGGGAGATAGACCCATCCTGGAATGCTAGCTTGTTGGAAGAGGGGAGGGTCTTCAGGGGGGGTGAAAGAGTACAAGGAAAGTGGTTAgagggggagaaaaaagaaagttttCGTTAGAATGTAAATGACTCCATCAGTGGTAGATCAACGTGAAATATACACTCGTGGTCCAACGTTCAATTGTCGCAGCAACTGAGGATGGACACGGAAGGGGAGCAGACAAAGTCCGAAAGGAACGAGGAGAATCGGTGAGGAAATCAACAGGGCTGGCCCGGATCGGTGTCAAAGGAGATGAAACTGAGCGAAAAGGGAACTAATGAAAGGAGGGAGGgacaggaaaggaaaggaattCAGGACCAAAGGAGCAAGAAAGGCCCGTGGAGCAGCATGCAAGGGCGACCGATAGGAAGAAGCATAAGATAGGTAGCAGCAGTAACAGCGACAGCAATCGCCCAGCAGCGCAACGGCCTTTCAGACTCggtggaaaaaaaaaaggaaaaggaaatgtatgtatgtatgtatatgtatatgtgtatgtattgtAAGGAGTGTCAATTTTTCATGGAAATTTCGGGGTTTgaggaaacaaaaaggaaaggagttGCAGTGGTTTTGGTCGATTTGCAGGTCAGCAGTCAGTTTAGTTTTTGGCTTTTGAAAGAGAGCAAAGCAGTGACACTAGACCCGAACTAGACCTGCTCTCCTGAATTTTTAATGAAAAATTATTCCTGTCGGCATTGTTGGTATGAAAATATTAGACTATGATGACCTATTGACTTATCGCTGAAtccactttctttccttcccggTCTTAATCTTActctccaccaccgccactgATCAATGCGAATACGAACCAGAACGTCCGTCTTGAATTTGAGTCCACTGCACTAACACTTTAGCAAGAGTCATCCAAACAGCAACTCAAACAGGGGTACGTTTAGTATACTTCGgagaagtaaaaaaaaaaaaaaaaaataagagtaaataacaataaaaacaaaaagaggaGGGGTCAAACAAACTACTCGTAAACTATACAACAAACTTCATACTAGAACTGATTTTGATAGTGATCACACACATCCTTCAGGGTCTTCTTTGGCATCGTGCTCTTGGACCTCTCATCTTCCGGGAATCCTCGTCTGTTGGAGCGGGGGTTGCAGAGATTTGGGTCCCCTAATTTAATTTTGCTCTTTTTGGGTCCCTTTCCGGACGATCCGGGGTCGTCCATTTATTGTCTGTCGGTGCCTTAAGAGAGATATCCTCGCACTGTCGATCCCGCCATTGGTTGGGCCAGCGACCGAAGGTTCAACGAAAGGTCGACTATTGGAGTGGGTGAATGAGATACACCGGATTTACTGTGGTTTGTTGCAAGTGACCGTTCTTTCAATACTTCCGCCAACACACGATTTCCCATTAGGCATCAGTTTTTGGCCTGAACTCCATCTTCGTTGCACACCGACTTCTTGGCGTCGAAGGACCGGCTCAATTTCTTAGTCCATTTGATCCCGTCCCGATCGACAACGCCTGTGATTCGCCACAAGGAATCACCCACTGGGTTCCAGACAATGACATATGATCGGTACGATCTCCCATGCTTTGGACATATCTGACCCGAGGGTCCCAtggttgatgatgttgtgatTCCATCACCACGGGTCGTCTCGACAAGTATCGCCCAGAACGCCGCCAGCAAGGATAACCATCAATCATGTCATTATACATGCGTCCCAGGTATCCTGCCCGCTGGTGTCATAGTTTGGCATGGTCGCCCTTGCATTCGCTGTgaggaaggatgatgattTCAATCGCAACACTTCTATACATTCCTCATCAATTGacattcatcttcagccTCTGTCTGGTTCATTCCCTGGTTGAAACCACTTTGAAACTCAAGTTTAATGGGGGATGATGCCGTGGTAAACATGCATACCTGTGTCCCCTTGTTAGCAAGGAATGTACCTTGGTTTACATTTACTAACCTATCTTTTGACTTTTATGCCGTTCCCCGGTTCGCTCGCCCGAGGGACTCGGCGCACTTCTCCAGCTTGCAAGCTTAAGCAGCAGTGCTTACCTCATTCGACCTGTCAATTGACGACAATGGTTTTGTTAAGCTTCAGGCCATGCTCCCTTTTTGCCCTGGAGCACCGCTCGGCAGCCGATGTGCAAAtcaaaaaagatagaaaacCAGATGAAATCAAATAAAACCGAATCGATAGGTCAATAAACTCGTGGCCAGCCGCTTCCATCTAATCTGCAGCATGCTGTCAAGGTTAGGTAGACTATGGGCAATAGCCTTCCTTTCCGCCTTGCTTCTCGGCTATAATCCTGGCAACTATACTGCATGGGCTCAGCCCGGCGGCAGAGTAAGTACATAACATTTGCAAACAGCTCATTTTGACAAAAACTAGCAATTACCAATGAGCCGGACATACCAAGGAATATCCGGTATAAATGAATGCAGGACGGGGCTACAAAGAGCCATAGTGTCGTCTACCCAAGATCGTCCGGGCATTTATAAGATATACCCCTTAAAGAAAGCCCACAGTACACCTCACAAAGAAGGTTAAGTACAACGTGTGTCTCATGGTCAACACCGGGGAATTATTGAATTGAACTCACATGTCAAATGTACAAAATCATTAACCCACGCTCCTAGTAACAATAGAAACATGATATGTCTGTCACTTCTTACCACATACCCTACCAAGCACCAAACTGAACCACCTGCTCAACTCCAGAAGTAAACCTCCATAACCCCTATACCTGCGAAACTCCCCAACAGCGACTATACATCTCACCAACCATAGAAACCAGCTCCCGAGCCTGATCAAGGAAACCCTTGAATAAAAGACGAACCAACATCACAAGTCCCAGTACACAGTACACCCTACTATGAAAAACGGACCCCGACACGTCCAATACCTTAACCAAGAACCATACCTAACCCCTCAATCTTTCCCCTCATACACAGATAAGAACCAGCCTAAAACCACTACAAACCACAACAACCCTCAACCCAAAGCTAGTTACCCAGGTACTCTTAGTAAAAAAAACACGCCCTCTAAACCCCCCATAACCCATCCTTCCCAAAACAACATACCCAGAATAGCACTCTACCTGAATTCCCCTCATTCCTGTCCTACCTACCTATATTAGTCCAACTTGCCAGAAACCCATCTATCTAATGTTGAGAGTGGTTTCCCTGGACAGACAAACGGGTAACACGCTGTCGGCACTCAGGCTCCATGCATGCATTAGCGCGGGCTTTAGTGTCTTCATAGGGTGAGTGGGAAGGAACAGCTGCAGGGGTGCGTGTGAAGATCATGGTGATCGTGGGGGGACTTTTGTTTTAGTGTTATGGAGATGggttaattatattacttttacGGAGTGTTTTAATGTTGGAATTATTTGGAGGGGTTTGGGTGATTGCGTCAGGGAGGGTGTGCTTTTTACTACagttttttcttctgttttcctttGGTACAGGTTGAATCTAACAGCATTGACTGTGATGCCTTCTGTTATCCTAGGTTTGAAAAAACAAAATTGCAAGTCGGTCATCTCATTCATGAAGATCTGTTTCTAAGGGTAAATCTAATGGATAAGCCAAAACAGATGTTAAGGCTCCGATCCAACACCATTTCATCGCATCCGATGCAACGCATTCCCGAGCTGCAGTTATACAGGACGCATACAGGAGGCAGCCTTGTATCCCAGCACCGGCAAACCCCGCATATTCTCTCACTTAGATAGTAAAGTATTCCCTGCTTCGTTTATATCACGTGTACCTTCCTCATGGTTCCTTCAAATAGTAGCTCCGCATGACCTCTAGTATGCTTCACATGGAGGGATTATGTGAGCATTCCCTCTGCCGCGATAGTCCCCTTTCCCGGCGTGGCGCTCATGGGTAGTTTCATCCCGTGCGACTTATATGGAAAGGAGTCCCTTCAGTTTGGCAGTTAATCGGACACGTTATATTCAACCACCCTTCCTTGGTCCAGCAGCTCCGGGTCCTGGAGACGGGTTCGGGTTGGTAGAGGCTTTTGCGGAAGCCGACCGCGAGAAAGCATTGGCTGTACCAATTGTCGCACTAGCGTTACGCAGCTCGATCTTCTTACGTTCCATTTCAAGCTACTTGTAATTAGCGTTACTTGCGTAAGAAATTCAGCGAAAGGAGTAAAAGAGTGTCACATACCACCTTGCGCACTCTAGCAAGAGCAGCTGTGTCACCAGCCACCAAGGGCTGACAGTCGTCTACACGGTACGGCGCGGCGATTGACACTGCGTCGGCCACGATTATGCTTGGTCCATCCCATCTTGTGGGCATTGTGCGGCTAAATGCATCGAAGATATCCTGGGCTTCGCGAGTAACTCCCTTGCCACGCTTCGCCTCACCCTCTTGCAGTTTACCAACTGCATTGGCCTCCCGAGCCTTCAGAGCCCGAATATCGAGCGCATGGACAGGTGGCACTGCATCAGCAAAAGAAGGTCCTTCCGCGCTGTTGGATGATGGTGCCAGTGAGAGAAGTTGGAGGGACTGTATACGCGAGATCGGGATGATACGATAATCGCCTGCGGTCTGCTTAGTGTCGGCGGCAGTGTTAATAGCAACAAGGTTTGTGATTGGGCATGCTGTAAACAAAGTTCCCTCGATTGTCGTGGAGACCGGGGCGGTAGTGATGCGAACGCTGTTGCGATAACAATAAAGTTAGCAGCTGTCTTGTACAAAGCGGTGTTCGGTTCAAAGAGTATCATGTTCTCTGAAAGGCGCCACAGAAGACAGAAGTTTAGAGCAAGTAGCTGCTTACCGTGCGCCGATTGCGCCGCTCAAAGCGACCTCCAAAGGAACCATAGCTCCGGCCATTCCCTGACCTGTGGCACCAGAAGCTCCTTGCGATGACGCTCTAACTCCGGCACCGTGACGCTTTTTTTCTGCCATAAGCCACCCTCTCAGACCAAGCAATTTTCAAGCTTTGTCACTTGGGATGAAAAAGAGAGCCAGACCCCAATGATGGAAGAGTGCAGCTGAATTGATTCTTGGGGGCCAATGAAAGTCCGCCTTGCACAATCAGCCCAGCAGGGACAATAAGCTACACCAGGCGATTTCCACGGTAGTATAAGGCGCCAATTTCTCGGCCGCGGGGTTATAAGTTACTGTCGATTCGCAGTAACAACAGGAGCTGGTGCCCCAATTAAGCAAGGTGGGACGTAGCCGGAAGCTGGGAACGTGATAAAAGGAGCGGCGGAAACAacacagaaagagaaagaagcccGTCGACAAGGATATGGCCAAGCAGACGAGGATACTGTCTCAGACTGCTGGCGCGTAGTCAAAGAGAGGTGTGGTAGTGTTGCGTCAAAGGATGCCAGCTAACCCACTAGCGATAAGTTGGGTGAGGTCGACGTTCAGGTGCACCACCAATCAATCCCAATTCGGCTTAGTTCGGGCGGAGACAATACCGTGACGACGGGCTGCCCTCATCAGTCCTCAGCGTTCGGAACACAGCTGACCAGAGAGCTGCTAACAAGTCATCTCTTGATTTTTACAAGTCAATatactttttacttttcttcaTCACCTAACATGGTCTGCTATCCACTACGCTATCCATCATGAACAACATCAAAACATATTCATTCAACGTTTCCATCAGTAAATAGTGGACTAAAACATTTAAATACAGGGTGAAGAACCGATCTCTGTTTTAATTTATCGTAATCATTCTATGTGCTGCGAGAGCTTGACTAGCCCTCACAATTTTGCCTTATCCTATTACCATCCGGGCCCAGGGTAAAGTTTCACGTCCAGCGCAGTGTCGTATCCTCGTTTAATTTAAGCAATGTAGGTAGAGGCGGACACATTACCACCACGTCCAGTCCAGTTGACGTGGATGTCCTTGCCCTCAGGGTAGGTCTCGTTGGCGTGCTCGGGCTTGACGCGGAAGGTGTGGGCACCGAAGTAGTCACGCTGAGCCTGCAGCAGGTTGGCGGGGAGGTCCCGAGTGCGGTATCCGTCGTAGAAGCTGAGAGCAGTGCTGAAAGCGGGAGTAGGGATACCCCAGAGAGCACCCTTGCTGACAACGTTTCTCCAGCCGTTCTGGGCCTTGGCGATGGCTTCGTTGAAGAACTTGTCGAAGAGGAGGTTCTCAAGGTCGGGGTTCTGGCGGTAGGCGTTGGTGATGTCCTTCAGGAAGACAGAGCGGATGATGCAGCCACCACGCCACATAAGGGCGATGGAAGGCTTGTTAAGCTTCCAGCCGTACTCCTTGGCAGCCTAAATTTCAAATAAGTAACTGCAAAAAGCTAATGTTATGTGAGCCAGGATAAAGTGGGCTTACCTCCTGCATGAGCATGAAGCCCTGGGCATAGGAGATGATCTTAGAAGCATAAAGGGCCTGCTCCAGATCATCGACGAAAGCCTGCTTGTCACCGGTGAATTGAGGAGTGGGGCCTGGGAGGAGGCTGCTAGCGCGGACACGCTCGTCCTTAAGGGCACTGAGGCAACGAGAGAAGACAGCCTCACCGATCAGGGTGACAGGCATACCAAGGTCAAGAGCGTTGATGGCGGTCCACTTGCCGGTTCCCTTCTGGCCGGCCTTGTCAAGGATCTTCTCAACGAGGGGAGTGCCGTCGTCATCGTTGAAGCGGAGGACATCGCGGGTGATTTCGATCAAGAAGGAGTCCAAGACACCCTTGTTCCACTTGTCGAAGACTTCGGCGATTTCGTTGACGGGCATGCCAACACCACGCTTGAGAATATCATAGGCCTAAAGACGGTGTACGTTAGACTTTGCGTGTTAAACGAAGAGTAGTTCGGGCTGAAAAAATGACGTACCTCACAGATCAGCTGCATGTCACCATACTCGATACCGTTGTGGACCATCTTGACGTAGTGGCCGGCACCCTCATCACCGACCCAGTCGCAGCAAGCCTCACCTTCGCTCTTGGCGGCAATGCTCTGGAAGATATCCTTAATGAAAGGCCAGGCCTCCTCGTTACCACCGGGCATGAGAGAGGGACCGTAACGGGcaccctcctcaccaccagaGACACCGCTACCGACGAAGCGGATGCCCTTCTCGGCAAGGTACTTGGTACGGCGGTTGCTGTCGGGGAAGTGGGAGTTACCACCATCAATGATGATATCGCCCTTCTCAAGGTGGGGCAGGAGAGACTCAATGAACTGGTCGACGGGCTTTCCAGCCATAACCAGGAGCATGATACGGCGGGGACGCTTCAGCTTAGCGCAGAACTCCTCAATGGAGTGAGCACCGACAATGGACTTGCCTGAATAGTAGTCAGCTTGGCTAATCCTTCCACAACCAATCAGTCAGTTTGGAATCTCACCCTTGGCCTCATTTTCAAGGAAGCGGTCAACCTTGGAGGTTGTGCGGTTGTAAGCGCAAACAGTGAAACCGTGATCGGCGACGTTCATGATCAGGTTCTGGCCCATGACGGCCAAACCGATCAAACCGAAGTCAGCACTAGGAAGAGGGCGCGCCGGTGCGCCGACATTGATGCCGGCCAAGCGGGCGCTGAAGTCAGTGGGTAAATTCTTCTGTCAATGGATGGGCGAAAACAAGGCAGAACTAGGGAGAATCATCAAACAGATAAAGCAGGAGGGAAATGTATGAATCTGGATGCGATCCCATATCAGGCTATGACATTGGGAGAGAACCAGAACCTCATCCAATGGATTGTCGCAAAGCTATCCATCGTCTTGGGCTATGGTCCACAACCCCAAGTTTCCACGCCAAATGCGTGAGGATTGTTGTGAAGGCGGGCGATGCCCACCATTAACAGGGAGGACGATATCGGGAGTGCAGCACGGAGGGGCGGTCATAATGACCTCAAAGGGTACTTACACTGCCTGGTCAGCCATTATGAGAGAGTGGGGAGGACTTTTAGTATTAAGGAAGTAGTATGTATCAATATGACTGCCCCAAAGAAGGTAGACggaaggatgaagatataggtaagaggaagaggaaagggaagaaaggagagagaagagacggaagaaaagggagaagcaGTTCGAAGATGTCAGACCCGAAAGGGCTTACGGAGCAACTCTTCCGTCATTCGGTGGGACAGAAGAGGGTGAAAGGCGGGGCAGTAAAAGACCATGAGGAGCAGAGTCGTCCGGTCCGGTGAAATAGTTGGTACTTAGTATACATGGGAATCCCACGGAATGCAAATGATTGATTTTCAGAACAATAATGGCTTTGGAACGATCATTTTAATTTGTCTACAATGCCTATTCTATGTCAATTGTA contains the following coding sequences:
- a CDS encoding triose-phosphate transporter family-domain-containing protein, producing MDDPGSSGKGPKKSKIKLGDPNLCNPRSNRRGFPEDERSKSTMPKKTLKDHSRMGLSPSGNHHRRRSSVLTATGGPSQVGPAEQRDDNPRTNADPVNYKREEQKAAEDADVSDLSSIAESSEDDLQDDEETGLTAKQRRQRRRRRKQRRQLDARIAGVKGSQSDVFSVGLADRNVMRRLLVNAGLILMWYFFSLAISIYNKWMFSEDDVVFPFPLFTTSLHMLVQFSLSSFILYMIPSLRPRAPSSSPSGSPMRQQDGSENSVVSKVFYFTRLVPCGAATSLDIGLGNMSLKFISLTFLTMCKSSALAFVLLFAFLFRLETPSAKLIVIIATMTIGVVMMVAGETAFNVVGFLLVIASAFFSGFRWGLTQILLLRHPATANPFSTLFFLTPVMFISLITIALAVEGPSQIVTGFVALSDVHGGMFATFLLIFPGILAFCMISSEFALLKRSSVVTLSICGIFKEVVTISAAGVVFHDQLTLINIVGLVITISSIGSYNYMKISKMRAEARKGTWEPEPDSDSETEDSDPSRGREGYHRVANPETSFESFWRSEIISCREAVTGINADSDAGMILLWDHGEEIAEFSKLAADCSSVAAHRLKNRRDC
- a CDS encoding anticodon-binding domain-containing protein — translated: MAEKKRHGAGVRASSQGASGATGQGMAGAMVPLEVALSGAIGARVRITTAPVSTTIEGTLFTACPITNLVAINTAADTKQTAGDYRIIPISRIQSLQLLSLAPSSNSAEGPSFADAVPPVHALDIRALKAREANAVGKLQEGEAKRGKGVTREAQDIFDAFSRTMPTRWDGPSIIVADAVSIAAPYRVDDCQPLVAGDTAALARVRKVLEMERKKIELRNASATIGTANAFSRSASAKASTNPNPSPGPGAAGPRKGG
- a CDS encoding 6-phosphogluconate dehydrogenase, decarboxylating 1 (GNDA 6-Phosphogluconate dehydrogenase) translates to MADQAVADFGLIGLAVMGQNLIMNVADHGFTVCAYNRTTSKVDRFLENEAKGKSIVGAHSIEEFCAKLKRPRRIMLLVMAGKPVDQFIESLLPHLEKGDIIIDGGNSHFPDSNRRTKYLAEKGIRFVGSGVSGGEEGARYGPSLMPGGNEEAWPFIKDIFQSIAAKSEGEACCDWVGDEGAGHYVKMVHNGIEYGDMQLICEAYDILKRGVGMPVNEIAEVFDKWNKGVLDSFLIEITRDVLRFNDDDGTPLVEKILDKAGQKGTGKWTAINALDLGMPVTLIGEAVFSRCLSALKDERVRASSLLPGPTPQFTGDKQAFVDDLEQALYASKIISYAQGFMLMQEAAKEYGWKLNKPSIALMWRGGCIIRSVFLKDITNAYRQNPDLENLLFDKFFNEAIAKAQNGWRNVVSKGALWGIPTPAFSTALSFYDGYRTRDLPANLLQAQRDYFGAHTFRVKPEHANETYPEGKDIHVNWTGRGGNVSASTYIA